One genomic region from Lepisosteus oculatus isolate fLepOcu1 chromosome 20, fLepOcu1.hap2, whole genome shotgun sequence encodes:
- the pdcd2l gene encoding programmed cell death protein 2-like isoform X4 translates to MYGFPDSSDVFPSLTVHYPRCSVCSGVLAHVVQVYCPLEGSPYHRTINVFACPSPACYGNSLSWKVLRSQCLESEIKPDRDCEAKKAPLTEVPMANRDWCEGADDWGVDEDQGTTGFSPSLPAGAAPAPPQASASDRSVSSRLQGLSLEEEMREGEGLVLSGPVPAFQPYYMDVLAEEGLCAEDDMAHAQELLSEYEKREGVVLEDLLSCDAGGEVEKYEKTKARHGDKEFFRFMKTISLCPGQVLRYCWNGQPVFITCPPSHMQKTVPPCAHCGSPRIFEFQLMPALVSMLRGANEDDWTVEFGIVLIYTCRDSCWPSRNQTPVEEFPFVQADPDQKLFR, encoded by the exons ATGTATGGGTTTCCTGACAGTTCT gACGTTTTCCCTTCCTTGACAGTGCACTATCCGCGCTGCTCTGTGTGCAGCGGAGTACTTGCTCACGTTGTGCAAGTATACTGCCCCCTGGAGGGGTCTCCCTATCACCGCACCATAAATGTATTCGCTTGCCCGAGTCCAGCGTGCTATGGAAACTCACTCAG ctGGAAAGTGTTGCGCTCCCAGTGTTTGGAATCAGAAATTAAACCAGATCGAGACTGCGAAGCAAAGAAGGCACCGCTTACG GAGGTGCCCATGGCAAACAGAGACTGGTGTGAAGGAGCAGATGACTGGGGGGTGGATGAGGACCAGGGCACCACAGGCTTCTCCCCCAGCCTGCCTGCTGGTGCTGCCCCAGCGCCGCCCCAGGCCAGTGCCTCTGACCGCAGTGTCAGCAgcaggctgcagggcctgagcCTGGAGGAGGAGATGAGAGAAGGGGAGGGCCTGGTTCTCTCCGGTCCTGTACCTGCTTTCCAGCCCTACTACATGGATGTGCTGGCGGAGGAGGGGCTCTGCGCTGAGGATGACATGGCGCATGCTCAGGAGCTGCTGAGCGAGTACGAGAAGAGGGAGGGCGTGGTGTTAGAAGACCTGTTAAG CTGTGATGCTGGAGGGGAGGTAGAAAAATACGAGAAAACTAAAGCCAGGCATGGGGACAAGGAGTTCTTCAGGTTCATGAAGACGATCTCGCTGTGTCCAGGGCAGGTGTTAAG GTATTGTTGGAATGGGCAGCCCGTGTTCATTACCTGCCCTCCCTCCCACATGCAGAAGACGGTCCCCCCCTGCGCTCACTGCGGGAGCCCCAGAATCTTCGAGTTTCAGCTCATGCCCGCGCTGGTCAGCATGCTCCGCGGCGCCAATGAAGACG ACTGGACGGTGGAGTTTGGGATTGTGCTCATTTACACCTGCAGAGACAGCTGCTGGCCATCCAGAAACCAGACACCAGTGGAGGAGTTCCCTTTTGTACAGGCAGACCCCGATCAGAAATTGTTCAGATAG
- the pdcd2l gene encoding programmed cell death protein 2-like isoform X3, translating to MATVHRGDSPLLGLRDAPIDGKTHSSSFFTNKIGGLPDVFPSLTVHYPRCSVCSGVLAHVVQVYCPLEGSPYHRTINVFACPSPACYGNSLSWKVLRSQCLESEIKPDRDCEAKKAPLTEVPMANRDWCEGADDWGVDEDQGTTGFSPSLPAGAAPAPPQASASDRSVSSRLQGLSLEEEMREGEGLVLSGPVPAFQPYYMDVLAEEGLCAEDDMAHAQELLSEYEKREGVVLEDLLSCDAGGEVEKYEKTKARHGDKEFFRFMKTISLCPGQVLRYCWNGQPVFITCPPSHMQKTVPPCAHCGSPRIFEFQLMPALVSMLRGANEDDWTVEFGIVLIYTCRDSCWPSRNQTPVEEFPFVQADPDQKLFR from the exons ATGGCTACTGTCCACAGGGGCGATTCGCCTCTGTTAGGATTGCGAGACGCCCCGATTGATGGAAAAACACACTCGTCCTCGTTTTTTACGAATAAAATTGGAGGTCTACCG gACGTTTTCCCTTCCTTGACAGTGCACTATCCGCGCTGCTCTGTGTGCAGCGGAGTACTTGCTCACGTTGTGCAAGTATACTGCCCCCTGGAGGGGTCTCCCTATCACCGCACCATAAATGTATTCGCTTGCCCGAGTCCAGCGTGCTATGGAAACTCACTCAG ctGGAAAGTGTTGCGCTCCCAGTGTTTGGAATCAGAAATTAAACCAGATCGAGACTGCGAAGCAAAGAAGGCACCGCTTACG GAGGTGCCCATGGCAAACAGAGACTGGTGTGAAGGAGCAGATGACTGGGGGGTGGATGAGGACCAGGGCACCACAGGCTTCTCCCCCAGCCTGCCTGCTGGTGCTGCCCCAGCGCCGCCCCAGGCCAGTGCCTCTGACCGCAGTGTCAGCAgcaggctgcagggcctgagcCTGGAGGAGGAGATGAGAGAAGGGGAGGGCCTGGTTCTCTCCGGTCCTGTACCTGCTTTCCAGCCCTACTACATGGATGTGCTGGCGGAGGAGGGGCTCTGCGCTGAGGATGACATGGCGCATGCTCAGGAGCTGCTGAGCGAGTACGAGAAGAGGGAGGGCGTGGTGTTAGAAGACCTGTTAAG CTGTGATGCTGGAGGGGAGGTAGAAAAATACGAGAAAACTAAAGCCAGGCATGGGGACAAGGAGTTCTTCAGGTTCATGAAGACGATCTCGCTGTGTCCAGGGCAGGTGTTAAG GTATTGTTGGAATGGGCAGCCCGTGTTCATTACCTGCCCTCCCTCCCACATGCAGAAGACGGTCCCCCCCTGCGCTCACTGCGGGAGCCCCAGAATCTTCGAGTTTCAGCTCATGCCCGCGCTGGTCAGCATGCTCCGCGGCGCCAATGAAGACG ACTGGACGGTGGAGTTTGGGATTGTGCTCATTTACACCTGCAGAGACAGCTGCTGGCCATCCAGAAACCAGACACCAGTGGAGGAGTTCCCTTTTGTACAGGCAGACCCCGATCAGAAATTGTTCAGATAG
- the pdcd2l gene encoding programmed cell death protein 2-like isoform X1, with amino-acid sequence MDNASDYGSEDSRFDSWLARLFLRFSLLYLTRPSPRRPNDSDDSVDVFPSLTVHYPRCSVCSGVLAHVVQVYCPLEGSPYHRTINVFACPSPACYGNSLSWKVLRSQCLESEIKPDRDCEAKKAPLTEVPMANRDWCEGADDWGVDEDQGTTGFSPSLPAGAAPAPPQASASDRSVSSRLQGLSLEEEMREGEGLVLSGPVPAFQPYYMDVLAEEGLCAEDDMAHAQELLSEYEKREGVVLEDLLSCDAGGEVEKYEKTKARHGDKEFFRFMKTISLCPGQVLRYCWNGQPVFITCPPSHMQKTVPPCAHCGSPRIFEFQLMPALVSMLRGANEDDWTVEFGIVLIYTCRDSCWPSRNQTPVEEFPFVQADPDQKLFR; translated from the exons atggataacgcgtctgactacggatcagaaGATTCTAGGTTCGACTCCTGGCTGGCTCGTCTGTTTTTGCGTTTCAGCTTACTTTATTTAACACGACCCTCACCCCGCAGACCGAATGATAGCGATGATTCAGTG gACGTTTTCCCTTCCTTGACAGTGCACTATCCGCGCTGCTCTGTGTGCAGCGGAGTACTTGCTCACGTTGTGCAAGTATACTGCCCCCTGGAGGGGTCTCCCTATCACCGCACCATAAATGTATTCGCTTGCCCGAGTCCAGCGTGCTATGGAAACTCACTCAG ctGGAAAGTGTTGCGCTCCCAGTGTTTGGAATCAGAAATTAAACCAGATCGAGACTGCGAAGCAAAGAAGGCACCGCTTACG GAGGTGCCCATGGCAAACAGAGACTGGTGTGAAGGAGCAGATGACTGGGGGGTGGATGAGGACCAGGGCACCACAGGCTTCTCCCCCAGCCTGCCTGCTGGTGCTGCCCCAGCGCCGCCCCAGGCCAGTGCCTCTGACCGCAGTGTCAGCAgcaggctgcagggcctgagcCTGGAGGAGGAGATGAGAGAAGGGGAGGGCCTGGTTCTCTCCGGTCCTGTACCTGCTTTCCAGCCCTACTACATGGATGTGCTGGCGGAGGAGGGGCTCTGCGCTGAGGATGACATGGCGCATGCTCAGGAGCTGCTGAGCGAGTACGAGAAGAGGGAGGGCGTGGTGTTAGAAGACCTGTTAAG CTGTGATGCTGGAGGGGAGGTAGAAAAATACGAGAAAACTAAAGCCAGGCATGGGGACAAGGAGTTCTTCAGGTTCATGAAGACGATCTCGCTGTGTCCAGGGCAGGTGTTAAG GTATTGTTGGAATGGGCAGCCCGTGTTCATTACCTGCCCTCCCTCCCACATGCAGAAGACGGTCCCCCCCTGCGCTCACTGCGGGAGCCCCAGAATCTTCGAGTTTCAGCTCATGCCCGCGCTGGTCAGCATGCTCCGCGGCGCCAATGAAGACG ACTGGACGGTGGAGTTTGGGATTGTGCTCATTTACACCTGCAGAGACAGCTGCTGGCCATCCAGAAACCAGACACCAGTGGAGGAGTTCCCTTTTGTACAGGCAGACCCCGATCAGAAATTGTTCAGATAG
- the pdcd2l gene encoding programmed cell death protein 2-like isoform X2, giving the protein MDNASDYGSEDSRFDSWLARLFLRFSLLYLTRPSPRRPNDSDDSVDVFPSLTVHYPRCSVCSGVLAHVVQVYCPLEGSPYHRTINVFACPSPACYGNSLSWKVLRSQCLESEIKPDRDCEAKKAPLTVPMANRDWCEGADDWGVDEDQGTTGFSPSLPAGAAPAPPQASASDRSVSSRLQGLSLEEEMREGEGLVLSGPVPAFQPYYMDVLAEEGLCAEDDMAHAQELLSEYEKREGVVLEDLLSCDAGGEVEKYEKTKARHGDKEFFRFMKTISLCPGQVLRYCWNGQPVFITCPPSHMQKTVPPCAHCGSPRIFEFQLMPALVSMLRGANEDDWTVEFGIVLIYTCRDSCWPSRNQTPVEEFPFVQADPDQKLFR; this is encoded by the exons atggataacgcgtctgactacggatcagaaGATTCTAGGTTCGACTCCTGGCTGGCTCGTCTGTTTTTGCGTTTCAGCTTACTTTATTTAACACGACCCTCACCCCGCAGACCGAATGATAGCGATGATTCAGTG gACGTTTTCCCTTCCTTGACAGTGCACTATCCGCGCTGCTCTGTGTGCAGCGGAGTACTTGCTCACGTTGTGCAAGTATACTGCCCCCTGGAGGGGTCTCCCTATCACCGCACCATAAATGTATTCGCTTGCCCGAGTCCAGCGTGCTATGGAAACTCACTCAG ctGGAAAGTGTTGCGCTCCCAGTGTTTGGAATCAGAAATTAAACCAGATCGAGACTGCGAAGCAAAGAAGGCACCGCTTACG GTGCCCATGGCAAACAGAGACTGGTGTGAAGGAGCAGATGACTGGGGGGTGGATGAGGACCAGGGCACCACAGGCTTCTCCCCCAGCCTGCCTGCTGGTGCTGCCCCAGCGCCGCCCCAGGCCAGTGCCTCTGACCGCAGTGTCAGCAgcaggctgcagggcctgagcCTGGAGGAGGAGATGAGAGAAGGGGAGGGCCTGGTTCTCTCCGGTCCTGTACCTGCTTTCCAGCCCTACTACATGGATGTGCTGGCGGAGGAGGGGCTCTGCGCTGAGGATGACATGGCGCATGCTCAGGAGCTGCTGAGCGAGTACGAGAAGAGGGAGGGCGTGGTGTTAGAAGACCTGTTAAG CTGTGATGCTGGAGGGGAGGTAGAAAAATACGAGAAAACTAAAGCCAGGCATGGGGACAAGGAGTTCTTCAGGTTCATGAAGACGATCTCGCTGTGTCCAGGGCAGGTGTTAAG GTATTGTTGGAATGGGCAGCCCGTGTTCATTACCTGCCCTCCCTCCCACATGCAGAAGACGGTCCCCCCCTGCGCTCACTGCGGGAGCCCCAGAATCTTCGAGTTTCAGCTCATGCCCGCGCTGGTCAGCATGCTCCGCGGCGCCAATGAAGACG ACTGGACGGTGGAGTTTGGGATTGTGCTCATTTACACCTGCAGAGACAGCTGCTGGCCATCCAGAAACCAGACACCAGTGGAGGAGTTCCCTTTTGTACAGGCAGACCCCGATCAGAAATTGTTCAGATAG